A region from the Salidesulfovibrio onnuriiensis genome encodes:
- the rpoZ gene encoding DNA-directed RNA polymerase subunit omega: MARITVEDCLAKVGNRFLITQMAIKRVKQFREGYPPLVNAKNKENVIALREIAAGKVYPDVEMDDVIIVRDDSVESE; the protein is encoded by the coding sequence GTGGCTAGAATTACAGTTGAAGATTGTTTGGCGAAAGTGGGTAACCGTTTTCTTATCACCCAGATGGCCATCAAGAGGGTCAAGCAGTTTCGTGAAGGCTACCCGCCTCTCGTGAATGCGAAGAACAAGGAAAACGTCATCGCGCTTCGCGAGATTGCCGCCGGCAAGGTTTATCCTGATGTGGAAATGGATGATGTGATCATCGTCAGGGACGACAGCGTCGAGTCTGAATAA
- the dnaJ gene encoding molecular chaperone DnaJ: MSKRDYYEVLGVARESSEDEIKSAYRKLAFKYHPDRNPDDPEAETQFKEAAEAYEVLRDREKRQRYDQFGHAGMNGNGFNGFSNADDIFGAFSDIFSDFFGFSTGRGGANRPRAGSDLRYNLDITFREAAKGTEVEITIPVEEACTECEGSGAKKGTSPQVCPQCGGTGTVQQSQGFFRVAVTCPHCRGRGQIVSDPCPECMGRGMVINDRDLKVRIPAGVDNNSRLRLRGEGEPGINGGPPGDLYVVIRVEPDKTFERQGQNLILSREIGFVEAALGHRMEVPTLDDPVSLDIPRGTQSGEVFRLRGLGLPHLGSTHKGDLLVEIRVKTPTHLNKRQEELLREFAAIEEDKPLKKAKEFLKKAKDKVMGE; this comes from the coding sequence ATGTCCAAACGAGATTATTATGAAGTCCTGGGAGTTGCGCGTGAGAGCTCCGAGGATGAAATAAAATCCGCCTACAGAAAGCTTGCCTTCAAGTATCATCCGGACCGTAATCCGGACGATCCCGAGGCAGAGACCCAGTTCAAAGAGGCGGCCGAAGCCTATGAGGTTTTACGCGACCGTGAGAAGCGGCAGCGTTATGACCAGTTCGGCCATGCCGGAATGAACGGCAACGGGTTCAACGGCTTTTCCAATGCGGATGACATATTCGGCGCGTTCAGCGATATCTTTTCCGACTTTTTCGGTTTTTCCACGGGAAGAGGCGGCGCCAACCGGCCTCGGGCCGGTTCCGATCTGAGGTATAACCTGGACATCACTTTCCGTGAGGCTGCCAAGGGAACTGAGGTTGAGATAACCATCCCTGTCGAGGAAGCCTGTACGGAATGTGAGGGCAGCGGTGCAAAGAAGGGCACCTCTCCCCAGGTATGCCCGCAGTGCGGTGGCACCGGGACCGTGCAGCAGTCCCAGGGCTTCTTCCGTGTCGCGGTGACATGTCCCCATTGCAGGGGGCGTGGCCAGATCGTTTCCGATCCTTGTCCCGAGTGCATGGGACGCGGCATGGTGATCAATGATCGCGACCTCAAGGTGCGCATTCCGGCCGGGGTTGATAACAATTCCCGTTTGCGTCTGCGCGGTGAGGGCGAACCCGGTATCAACGGTGGTCCTCCCGGTGATCTGTATGTGGTTATTCGGGTCGAGCCTGACAAGACGTTCGAACGCCAGGGACAGAACCTGATCCTGAGCCGGGAAATCGGTTTTGTGGAAGCGGCTCTTGGCCACCGCATGGAAGTGCCTACCCTGGATGATCCGGTCAGTCTCGATATTCCCAGGGGCACCCAGAGTGGCGAGGTCTTCCGTTTGCGCGGGCTCGGTCTGCCACACCTGGGCAGCACCCACAAGGGCGATCTGCTGGTGGAGATCCGGGTCAAGACTCCCACGCATCTGAACAAGCGTCAGGAAGAACTGCTGCGCGAGTTCGCCGCAATCGAGGAAGACAAGCCCCTCAAAAAGGCCAAGGAATTCCTGAAGAAGGCCAAAGACAAGGTCATGGGTGAGTAG
- the moaC gene encoding cyclic pyranopterin monophosphate synthase MoaC, with protein sequence MADNHGFSHMDSDGNARMVDVSAKDDTKRMAIVRAVVRLSSKTLSMLLENALPKGDVLTTAKIAGIQAAKQTHHLIPMCHPLSINYVDVRFEVDRHESAINIEAEVRTTGKTGVEMEALIAAQVAAATIYDMCKAVQKDILITDCRLVYKSGGKSGEFRND encoded by the coding sequence GTGGCTGACAATCACGGGTTTTCCCATATGGATTCTGACGGCAATGCCCGCATGGTGGATGTCTCTGCCAAGGACGATACCAAGCGGATGGCCATTGTTAGGGCCGTCGTCAGGCTTTCTTCGAAAACCCTGTCCATGCTTCTGGAAAATGCGCTCCCCAAGGGGGATGTGCTGACCACTGCCAAGATCGCAGGAATTCAGGCCGCCAAGCAGACTCATCACCTGATTCCCATGTGTCACCCTTTGTCCATCAACTATGTGGATGTTCGTTTCGAGGTTGATCGCCATGAGTCGGCCATCAACATAGAGGCCGAGGTTCGCACCACTGGCAAGACCGGTGTGGAAATGGAAGCCCTGATAGCGGCTCAGGTTGCGGCGGCCACGATTTATGACATGTGCAAGGCCGTTCAGAAGGATATTCTGATCACCGACTGCCGGTTGGTCTACAAGAGCGGTGGTAAGAGCGGCGAATTCAGAAATGATTAG
- the hisF gene encoding imidazole glycerol phosphate synthase subunit HisF gives MLSKRIIPCLDVRNGKLTKGVKFKGNVDIGDPVETAKKYYEEGADEIVFYDITASAEARGIFLDVVEKVASQIFIPFSVGGGINTVQDMRDVLLAGAEKVSVNSGAVKNPDIISEGAARFGSQCIVLGMDVKRVEKSDDIPSGFEIVIHGGRKHMGMDALEWAKTGEALGAGEICLNSIDADGTKDGYDLELTRLISESVRIPVIASGGAGHPSHMVDAVTKGKASAALIASIVHYGEWTVPDIKKYMAEQGVIIRNIW, from the coding sequence ATGCTGAGTAAACGAATCATCCCCTGCCTGGATGTACGCAACGGCAAGCTGACCAAGGGCGTCAAGTTCAAGGGGAACGTGGACATCGGCGACCCCGTGGAAACCGCCAAGAAGTACTACGAGGAAGGCGCGGACGAAATCGTCTTCTACGACATCACCGCATCGGCCGAAGCCCGAGGCATCTTTCTGGATGTGGTGGAAAAGGTGGCCTCACAGATCTTCATCCCCTTTTCCGTGGGCGGAGGCATCAACACAGTGCAGGACATGCGCGACGTGCTGCTGGCCGGCGCGGAAAAGGTCTCGGTGAATTCCGGTGCGGTCAAGAATCCAGACATCATCAGCGAGGGTGCGGCCCGTTTCGGTTCCCAGTGCATCGTCCTGGGCATGGATGTGAAACGGGTGGAAAAATCCGACGACATTCCCTCCGGCTTTGAAATCGTCATTCACGGCGGGCGCAAGCACATGGGCATGGACGCCCTGGAATGGGCCAAGACCGGCGAAGCGCTCGGCGCCGGTGAAATCTGTCTCAATTCCATAGACGCGGACGGCACCAAGGACGGCTACGACCTGGAACTGACCCGCCTCATTTCCGAATCCGTTCGCATTCCTGTCATCGCCTCCGGCGGAGCTGGGCACCCCAGCCACATGGTGGACGCCGTGACCAAGGGCAAGGCTTCGGCAGCCCTCATAGCCTCCATTGTCCACTACGGGGAATGGACCGTACCGGACATCAAAAAGTACATGGCCGAACAGGGTGTGATCATCAGAAACATCTGGTAA
- the hisH gene encoding imidazole glycerol phosphate synthase subunit HisH, which translates to MLAIFEYNAGNQTSVKRALDHLGIPNEITNDPDKLDKADGIIFPGVGAAGQAMDELQSGGLDEILKSLIWQEKPLLGICVGCQILLDYSEENDTKALGVIHGECRLFNPSWIDYKGTPIRVPHMGWNTLELKQECVLLSGIEPEANFYFVHSYFPAPCDEHVIATTRYGRDFCSIHGREGLWAVQFHPEKSGRPGLKLLQNFHTYCQEARNAE; encoded by the coding sequence ATGCTCGCGATTTTTGAATATAATGCCGGGAACCAGACCAGCGTAAAACGGGCGCTGGACCATCTCGGCATCCCCAATGAAATAACCAACGATCCCGACAAGCTCGACAAGGCCGACGGCATCATCTTCCCCGGAGTGGGCGCTGCCGGACAGGCCATGGACGAACTGCAGTCCGGCGGATTGGACGAAATCCTCAAGAGCCTTATCTGGCAGGAAAAACCCCTGCTCGGCATCTGCGTAGGTTGCCAGATTCTTCTGGACTACAGCGAGGAAAACGACACCAAGGCCCTAGGGGTCATCCACGGCGAATGTCGACTCTTCAATCCTTCCTGGATCGATTACAAAGGAACGCCCATCCGCGTGCCGCACATGGGTTGGAACACTCTGGAGCTCAAGCAGGAATGCGTGCTGCTTTCCGGCATAGAACCTGAGGCGAACTTCTATTTCGTCCACAGCTATTTCCCGGCTCCATGCGATGAGCATGTCATAGCCACCACCCGTTACGGACGGGACTTCTGTTCCATTCATGGCCGCGAGGGCCTCTGGGCCGTCCAATTCCACCCGGAAAAAAGCGGCAGGCCAGGCCTCAAGCTCCTGCAAAATTTCCATACCTACTGTCAGGAGGCCCGCAATGCTGAGTAA